From the Anopheles merus strain MAF chromosome 2L, AmerM5.1, whole genome shotgun sequence genome, the window ACATTTCCCTCAATGGCAGAAGGGCTCGATCTAGGTGTAGAGATCATGTAATACCGGTATTAAAATTAGTCAATAACATACAATAATTCATGAGGGGCGGTCCAATGGTACAGTCgccaactcgaacgactcaataacatgcccatcaATCGTGTAACTTCCGTCAAAGATCTTGGCGTCTGGTTGGATGAAAAGCTTACGTTCAAAGACCATATCGACTTTGTCACAAGCAAAGCTTACCGTACTTTGGGCTTTATTACCCGTCTGTTTCATTTTATCCGTGATCCCTTGTGCCTCAAGTCTCTCTATTGTTGCTGGGTACGCCCCATTCTCGATTACGCTTGTGTGGTTTGGTCCCCCAATAATGTGCAGGATATTGCTAGATTGGAAGGTGTTCAACGCAAATTTACTCGACTTGCCACGAGGCGTTTTCTTTCGGGTCATGATAATGCAGTAATCCCGTCTTATCCACATCGTTGTCGACTCTTGGGTCTGGACTCGATAAAAACTCGCCACTCGCACTTGCAAGCTTGTTTCATTGCCAGCGTCATCCTTTATGAGCTTGATGTTCCTTATCTCTTATCTGCCATTTCCTTTTATGCCCCTTCCCGCCATCTTCGCAATAGGCCACCTCTCTATATTCCCACCCGGCTAACTCGATATGGGCAAAATGACCCATTCCTTAAAGCTCAGATTGCATTTAATTCATACTatcatttgttcgattttaacaCTCCTTTATCCCTCTTCCGTTCTCGTCTTCACTCTTCCTCATCCTTATCCTTTCCTTAGTAATTAAGAAACATTGTTAAGCCCTCGAGGCGGACATttgtagaaataaataaataaataaataaataaataaataaataaataaataaataaataaataaatcatgggttcaagcctagccccccccccccccccccccgtagcaaggattgactatccggctgcgtggcaATGAACTAattctcgaaagcctgtacaggtcgggcatgtccgcgtaggggACAtgcgttacgccaaatagaagtaGAATTCatgaaacaattaaaaccTAAACGCCATCCATAGCCACCCAGAAGTGATCATGCCATTGCATTGAAAATAGTTAGATCGTCTTATCGATCGATCTTATCGTGTAATCCATCATGAAGGATCACAAATgattgcaaatattttttatatctttaAAACACATCTACAGACAAATGCAAAGTGCATCCCATTGTCATGTGGATTGAGGGagttaaaatttaataaaaacccATTTTCCACTGTGAAATGTGCTGTCAAGATGTATCATCGCTGAAATAGATACAGGAGAAAGGCCACGGATGCTAATGAAAATCAAGGGTCTTCGTACTCACCGTAACCTCCATAGCCAATAGACCATTGCACAATGCACATTCATCAAACGGCCAACAATGCAACGGGAGGCGAAGGAAAAGAAATGTCCTAACCATTCTTTTCAAGGTGCACACTTGCCTTTCTTTTCTCGGCTGTGTGGAATGAAACTTTCTTCCGTCGAATGCATACCGTCCATAGAATGGCTGCAGCAGACGGGCTAGGGCAGTTTTCTCATGCGCCATCGTGCAGACACGCTGCTGTACGTACAGTAGCTATTCGGCAAATATGCAACAAGCGGCGAAACGATACTCATTAGGCGCCACATGGAATGTGCCATGATGATACGTGCAGTGTTTCAGTGTAGGACAGACGATCGGCCTCCTCCTGTCCCCTAGGGTGCGATGGAAAGCATTGTTTGTTAATGTGTGTATTGCATGAATTTTAACCTACAAATTGCTCGAACGCTTCTTCTATTTGCTGTTCTTTTGTTGCAGATCGATGAAAGGAATTTGCATAATTTCCTCGAGGAACATGAACAACTGCTGCTGTTTGGTGATCGTACAACTGGTAAGTGTGGTACATACTTTATTCGGCACCGGCATGTCACGCTTGCAACACTTGAGCTGATGACGAATCTATCGTCGAATGGAGTTTTGATCGTATGGACACACCTTCCGGTCATTGGCGGTGTATTGTGGCTGGGGTTGCGGGTACCCTTTCTTACACAGCCtttaagcaaaacaaatgatCATTCTCTTCATGCTGTTTTAGTGTTGCAGATCAAACCACATCTAGCATTGCACGGGTTTCTTTGTCCAGAGTTCAAGTTCATGCCTATTGAGCAAAGTCGGTTGTCGATACGCCTCGTGTTCCTCAGCCTACAAAGAACTACGGGCTGTCGATAAATTTCTTTGCTACGGTTTTGAAACGCtttgccaaaagaagaagtagaaaaaacaCCATTGTTTCGCACATTTCAATGTTGACTAATTGTTTTCCAGATGATTTCAAGATAGTTAACGTGCGGCAAAGAAAACGTGAAAGCAGGTCAACTCCAGGCAGCGGATTCCTGCAGTTCAACCTTAGCGACGGCCGCGGTAAGTGTCCCCGAACGTTACAATATGCGTTACGTTTCGGACCATCTTCTACGTTCAGCGTGGTGCCACAATGACGAATAAAATGTGTAACTCTCGCGTTCCATTTCAGAGGACAATTTTGCTTTGCGATTGCAAAAGTCAGATATTTTGATAGATGAATCGTTTGCTTTCATCGAAAGTTACGATAATTCCACTCAACTGTTGGATGATTCGTACGATCGTGTGCTCAAGTATCGGGATTGTTTCTATCGCAATGAGCGTGCAGCGTTCGACCTGTGCGAGGGTAGCGTGCGCGGTCTGATTCGAACAAACGAGTCGGAAATTATCATACATCCGTTACCGGAACGATTCGGTACCGGGGCACATGTCATTCTGAACCGAAACAGAACCATACAAAGTGATGAAAGTGGCGAAACGAAAGTCATGTTCGAACCGGACATGAATGAGCCAACCCGCCGGAGGCCAACCGTTCCTTTCTACGGTCAGAGTCAACAATCACGGCTCAAACGGCACATCAGCTCAAATCACAACGCCAAGGTGCCGGACGTGCTGCACATTGAGACGGCTATCTTCATCGATAAGGATCTGTATAGGCACATGTCGAAGAACTATCCAAAAAACACCGAAGCACATCTGATACGCTTCGTGCTGGCAATGATCAATGGTGTGCAGCTGCTTTACAACCATCCATCGCTTGGCCATCCGATCAACTTTATCCTCAAACGGCTAGAAATCCTGCACAACGATCCGAAAGATCTTCGACGTTCCAGTGACATTGACATCTATCTGAACAGTTTCTGCGGCTGGCAGCGTAAAATGAACCCCATTTCTGACGCTGATCCAGTACACTTTGACCATGCGGTCATACTTACGGGGCTAGATCTGTTCGTCGTAAGCAAAAACGGTAAGGTAAGCAACCAGGTCGTAGGCCTAGCGCCGGTTGCCGGCATGTGCACGATCACTTCAAGCTGTACGATCAATGAGGGAAAACATTTCGAGAGCGTTTTCGTTGTATCGCACGAAATTGGACACAAGTGAGTTTTCGTTTTTAATCCCTTTTAAACACATTTCGTTGGTTTGGCATCAGTAACATTATATTTCTGGTGAATGTTTAGCTTGGGAATGCGACACGATACGTCGGAAAACAACTGTGATCCTAGCCTGTACATTATGTCACCGACATTGGGTAGCGGTAAGATCACTTGGTCATCCTGTAGCCGTAATTACCTGAACACGTTTCTAAAGTAAGTGGTAACTTCTTGGCGGTATCTTTCGCAAAGGTGAAATAAAAGCGATAAACCGTATGTATCTCTCTCCCGCTAGAACTTCTCAAGCTACCTGTCTGTTTGATCGAGGACACTACGGATCATCGCTCGATCACACTGGAGAAGGTCGGTTACCAGGCGAGCGTTTCGATGCTGACCAGCAGTGTCTGTTGAAGTATGGCAAAGACAGTACACGGTCCAAGTCCCAAGATTTGGCCGACATTTGCCGTGATCTTCACTGTCAGCGTGATCGTTACACGTGGACATCGCACCCTGCACTAGAAGGAACAAACTGTGGAAAGCTAATGGTTAGTGTAATTTCCTATGGCTGCTAATTTACCCTCATTCCGTGGCACTAAACGAATCTTCATTTATATAGTGGTGTCGAAGTGGAGTTTGTGTATCCAAAATTCCGGGCCTGGCGATACAATCTACTGGCAAACACATCACCGCTTTCAAAACGATCGATAAGAAAACGTTCCTGGAGGGGTTGAAATTTGCCAGCCTACGGCAGGACATATCGCGAACGTTAAATACCATACCAACGTGGGACTCATGGAGCGAACCGACCGAGTGTGTTTCCGGCTGCCTATACGGTGAGTCTGGTCGGCTGAAGGAAGGAAGCACTGGGTTAAGGCAGTTCACAAGAAAATGTCTGGACAAACGGTAAGATTCAAACATTACCCATTAACGGTGTGATTCAAACATTAGTTTTATTGATACATTTTGGTAATCTGGTAATTTTGTTACAGTAAAAATTGTTCCGGATTTAGCCGCAAATATGAGACGTGTATCGCCAAACAGGTTCGTCGCACGTACAGCAAATGCACGCATAGGGACAACTTCACATAAATCgcactgttttctttttacagTGTTACAACATTGGACGGACAACGATACTGGAGTTTTCCAATCAAATTTGTGGCCGCGCTAAAGAGTTCGATTCGGATATTATTGGGTACGGGTTGCAGAAGGTTGCCGAAGACCCGGAAGACTCGTGCAAAGTGTTCTGCGAAACAAAGGCGGGTGTGCCAAAGACCAAAAGTTGGATCTACCCGGACGGTACCGCTTGCAAGGTACAGAACGGTGACTTTGACGATGCATACTACTGTGTAAGTGGACGATGTGAAAAGTTTAGCTGCAATAATACCTCCCACAATTACTACCGAATCGATGGAGCACTCTGCACGGAAGTGTACCAATACACCGAACGGAGTGGCAACAGTATTCACCAGGAAAATGTTCGGGACTATAAGAGCTTACCATTGAACAAGAACACATACCCAATCGACCGCAGGGCGGAAAGTTCTACGATACGAACAGGTACGCCCAAATGCTTTCACCGACCTTTTAGTGACCTTATATTTTTACAACATTttcgcgttttttgttttgtttttgaagcaTTAAGCAACTACACCGCACGAAAGCCTCCGCCAGATACCGAAGGGTACAGCAGTCAG encodes:
- the LOC121593532 gene encoding A disintegrin and metalloproteinase with thrombospondin motifs adt-1 produces the protein MPRPQLQPFFTAVGSVMLQIVALLALILIAARNPTVRCLHMEVERVNHLVLDNAKIDERNLHNFLEEHEQLLLFGDRTTDDFKIVNVRQRKRESRSTPGSGFLQFNLSDGREDNFALRLQKSDILIDESFAFIESYDNSTQLLDDSYDRVLKYRDCFYRNERAAFDLCEGSVRGLIRTNESEIIIHPLPERFGTGAHVILNRNRTIQSDESGETKVMFEPDMNEPTRRRPTVPFYGQSQQSRLKRHISSNHNAKVPDVLHIETAIFIDKDLYRHMSKNYPKNTEAHLIRFVLAMINGVQLLYNHPSLGHPINFILKRLEILHNDPKDLRRSSDIDIYLNSFCGWQRKMNPISDADPVHFDHAVILTGLDLFVVSKNGKVSNQVVGLAPVAGMCTITSSCTINEGKHFESVFVVSHEIGHNLGMRHDTSENNCDPSLYIMSPTLGSGKITWSSCSRNYLNTFLKTSQATCLFDRGHYGSSLDHTGEGRLPGERFDADQQCLLKYGKDSTRSKSQDLADICRDLHCQRDRYTWTSHPALEGTNCGKLMWCRSGVCVSKIPGLAIQSTGKHITAFKTIDKKTFLEGLKFASLRQDISRTLNTIPTWDSWSEPTECVSGCLYGESGRLKEGSTGLRQFTRKCLDKRKNCSGFSRKYETCIAKQCYNIGRTTILEFSNQICGRAKEFDSDIIGYGLQKVAEDPEDSCKVFCETKAGVPKTKSWIYPDGTACKVQNGDFDDAYYCVSGRCEKFSCNNTSHNYYRIDGALCTEVYQYTERSGNSIHQENVRDYKSLPLNKNTYPIDRRAESSTIRTALSNYTARKPPPDTEGYSSQAENTFNRWRERSSSELNRLSELQGRKHNWEVKSGCHFSCMERGKGVQIVSSTAGTNTNIQLCTANTIACDKVLSTYEFATQLCKRYQQKVSGLSGIGMQIAPSIEDPDRSCRVACQDTFIRHRFYLVNGEQGHFPFGTRCNHNESNRYCINGKCLHFGSDDIPVNESYNALPNVRIKRSTNRTKRHFEYFAPINVTERLSQEFLENLIANIDFGRTTNENNIVLEEHIDLKNPIYVDP